AGATCGATATACCTAGTGGCTCAACACTCGTGGGGACGAGGTCACCTTTGATGATCATCAGTAGGGTGACAGAGAAAATCAGTAGATTCCGCCTGACTTTCCGCGTGGTTTCGCTGAGGGCACTACTGAGGAAAATTTCCTGAAAATCTCTCATTTAGATGACAACTCGTTCACTGCATAACGCCAGCGGCAGGGGCGCGACGTCAGGAGCGTCCCTTGCCCGCAATGGTTATGTGGCATTGTGCCTCTGAACCCCAAAAATGCCGCCACCAAGGTAGTTCATCGGGTTCCCATTTTGCCCACTTTTTTTGTGGAGTTCTTTTACTAACTGTTCCGTATCTTCTATGGCCCGCCTAGCATTCCCTATTGTTGAATATTCCTGCCACTCACTCTCAGTCGTGAGGCGAAAAGAGTCGCCCGGAAGATCTACTTCTTTTCTTACGGATTCGGTGGTTGTTTTCCCGTGGGCCATTCTATCTCTGAAAGCAAACAATTCGTGCAAGGTTGAATATGGACGCTGGCTGAAATCTGGTTCAATATCAGCCTCGCCACAGAGGGTCTTAAACTTTTTAAGCTTTGACAAAGATCTTTCTTTTCTATCCCAATCATCGTGTTTTAACTGGCCAAGATGATTAAGGTAAGCCTCGATAGTAAACGCGCAATAGATGAGGCAGCTTACTAGATTGTATAGCTGGCCATTTTGATCTCGCTCAGCCTGTTCCAACATCGCTTTGGCTCCTACGAACATATAAGCGAATGTGTTTGTTGTTTGCCGACCTGACACTGTGGCCTTACTCATGACTACCTCGTGACACATAAAAGGTATTAGACAGCCCGCTCGTTTATTGACTTGAACGAGCGCGCGCGTTCAACATTCTTATGCCGCCACATCAACCCATTGATTTTTCGGTGTATTTTCGTTGACGTGGCTATATAACACCAATAAACGCGCATGTTGCCTTTGCTGGCTCGACCACTTTGGGTCGATAGCAGCCCCTTTCTCCGTCTTCATCATTCAGCTTCCTGGCGAAATACCAGATACTGATGCTCGCACTTCCGGCAGGTGGCGGTGTAGGTCGGGCCGTCCTTGTTCACCCTGACGCTTTTCCACTCACAGGCGGGGCATGGCTGCTTCAAGGAGGTATTGGTGCCGCAGCCTTTGCACTTCACATAGTATCCATATTGGCCATACATGCCTGTCAGGCACTCGACTTCCCCGCATGATTTGCAGGCCACCAGACTTTCAGCAGACGTATCCTGAATCTCTGAGCTGGCACTGGCGATGGGCTGATGAGTAGCGGCAAGGGAATCGGTAGAAGCCTCGTCGGCAGACATGCGGCTCAATGGGCTATAAGGCACGGCGGGCGCCTCTGCCACTTCCATGGCAGAAGAAGTCACTTCCTCATGGGCCGGATTCACCTTTTCATCATTTGCCAGTAGGAAGCTCCCTATATCCTCCAGTTCCTGAGCCGCGAATCTGGGTTTCCCCTTCATGAAAGAGGGGGCAAGCGACATGCTGCCAACAAGCTCGCGAATCTTGCCGGCCAGAAACTCCGTCTTGACGACCTGCGCGGAGACATCATTTGGCATCATGTCTCGATGCAGGATGGCACTGCTGGATACCGCACACAGTGTCTTCCAGTCTCGTCCTCGAACCTTAATCTGGATACCGAGCAACTTTCCAAGGAAGTGCTCGACGTTGGCCCCGAGAAATGAGCGCAGTAGCTTAAGTTGGAGTTCGGCCTGACGGATCGGGGATGGCATGCCGCGCCAGTTGCCCTGGTAACTGCGCGACCACTCCCCTTCGGCATTGACCTTGACCTCACCGACGATGCTCTTGGATTCGATGATGATGAAGCCAAACGGGTGAATCACCAGATGATCGATCTGCGCACGCTCACCCTTATGCTCGATGCGCAGGTCATTGATGATGTGAATCTGGTCGTGCTCGCCGAACTCGCGGCGCAGGTGGAAGGCGACATCCTGCTCCTGTTTGTGGCCGTAATAGCCACGCATGTCGCTGTCACGGGCGTCGGCGCTTGAACAGGCGTCCTTTTCCTTGAGTATCATCTTTCGTTCCCTGAAGGCGTTGGCGGTCACTCCATTAACCGCACCCAACAATATTGTCCGACTATAACAGCCGCCGAGCCAGCGTACAGCCGCATCTCCCCCATCAGCCGATACCGAACGGACCTTCCGACACCCGAGGGCACGGCGATTGCAGGCCAGGCGCACACTCCGAGGCTCACTACAAAAGCGGCCGTCAGACGAATCTGACGGCCGCATATTACTATGTCTCAGCAGACGAAAACCGTCGCTGCGACACTGGCTGCCGTGAAGACGATACGCTCCACGGCAGCTTCACTACGTTAACTACTTAGCGGATGACAAAGACCGAGCAATCGGCATGTCGGACCACGCGCTCGGCTGTCGAGCCGATGAAGTAGTCGGTGAGTCCAGGCCGGCTGGCCATCATCAGAATGGCATCGGCACTGATCTCCGCGGCGTACTCGAGAATCTGATCATGAGCAGCGCCCTCGCGGGTGATGACATTCATGGTGACGTTCTCCAGCTGCAGCGACTGCGCCAGGCCCTGAAGCTGGGTCAGTGCCTCGCGTCTCGGCTCGGCATCGTCACTCTCGTCCAGCTGAACGACGAGCGAGTCCCCGTGAACCCTGGTCGGATCTACATAGAGCAGGGTGATGTTGCCCGACCCGTCAATCAGCAAACGGGCGGCTTCACGCAGTTCGGCGACATGCTCCTGATGAACAAGGTCGACGGGTATCAGAATCTGATTAAACATGGCGTCACCTCAACCCATTACTTTATTGGGCAGCCAGAGCACAATTTCAGGGAAAATCATGCACAAGATCAGCACCACCAGATTCACTGCGATAAAGGGCGTGACTGACCGGTAGATCTCTCCCATCCCGACATCGGGGGGAGCAATGCCTTTCAGGTAGAACAGTGCGAACCCATAGGGCGGCGTCTGCACGGCGATCAATATATTGAGGATCATCAGCACACCGAACCAGATCGGGTCATAACCCAGGGACACGGCGATCGGTGTAAACAGCGGCGCGCACATCAGCACGATGATGAATTCATCGATGATGAAGCCCAACAGCAACATGATCAGCTGGAACAGGATAATGATCATGATGGGCGGCAGATCCAGGCTGGCAGCGAGATCAGCCACCATGCTCTGCACCCCCATCAGCAGATGGAAGTTGCTGAACACCGAGGCGCCGAAGATGATCCACATGGCCACGCTGACCAGGGTGGCGGTCTGAAGTCCTGCAGACCGGAACATGGCCGGCCGGAAGCGCTTGTAGAGTATCGCCAGCAGAATGGCACCGAAGACGCCTATGGCCCCCGACTCGGTCGGGGTGGCGATGCCGGAAATGATGCTGCCCAGCACGACAAAGATCAGCAGTAGTGCGGACAGGCCATCGCGAAGGATGACGAACTTCTGTTTCGGCGTGCGCTCTGGCGCGGCGGAATCCTCCTCATCCTTGGGGGCTCGGGAGGGATTGAGCCAGCAGCTGATGACCACATAGGTGATCAACAACACGATCGTCAACAAGGCCGGCATCATGGCACCCAGGAACATGCGTCCGACCGAGTTCTGGGTCGCGGCGGCGAACATGATCATGGGGATGCTGGGGGGAATCAGGATACCCAGGCCACCGCCCGCCATGATGACGCCCAGCGCCAGGCGTCGATTATACCCGCGGTCCAGCATGGGACGCAGGGCGATGCTGCCGGAGGTCATGATGCCGGCACCGATGATGCCGACCATGGCGCCGATCATCGAGCAGACCCCGATCACGCTGATGGCCAGGGAACCACGCACCCGCCCGATCAAAAGCTGGCTGGCGTTGAACATGGCATCGCCGATGCCCGACTTGGTCAGCAACTGCCCCATGTAGATGTACAGGGGAATCGCCAACAGGATAAAGCTGAAGAAGGTCGACTCCAGGGTCGTCGGGATGACGTTGAAAATGCCTTCGCCCCAGGTCAGGTAACCGATGGCCATGGCGATCCCGCCCAACGCCAGGCCCACGGCGGCTCCCAGCGCGAAGAAGATCAGGATGCACAGCAACAGCACCCCGGTCAGCAGTTCAATGCCCATGATGGACCCCCTCTTTTTGTTTCAGCAGCGGGGTGCCCGTCGCCAGATAGAAAATATCGTTCAAGGAGTCCCGCAAGAACTGCGCAATAAACAGCGCACAGGCGATGATCATCATTAGCCAGAAGTGATACATGGGAGGAG
The genomic region above belongs to Halomonas sp. YLGW01 and contains:
- a CDS encoding TRAP transporter large permease subunit, with the translated sequence MGIELLTGVLLLCILIFFALGAAVGLALGGIAMAIGYLTWGEGIFNVIPTTLESTFFSFILLAIPLYIYMGQLLTKSGIGDAMFNASQLLIGRVRGSLAISVIGVCSMIGAMVGIIGAGIMTSGSIALRPMLDRGYNRRLALGVIMAGGGLGILIPPSIPMIMFAAATQNSVGRMFLGAMMPALLTIVLLITYVVISCWLNPSRAPKDEEDSAAPERTPKQKFVILRDGLSALLLIFVVLGSIISGIATPTESGAIGVFGAILLAILYKRFRPAMFRSAGLQTATLVSVAMWIIFGASVFSNFHLLMGVQSMVADLAASLDLPPIMIIILFQLIMLLLGFIIDEFIIVLMCAPLFTPIAVSLGYDPIWFGVLMILNILIAVQTPPYGFALFYLKGIAPPDVGMGEIYRSVTPFIAVNLVVLILCMIFPEIVLWLPNKVMG
- a CDS encoding nuclease-related domain-containing protein, with product MILKEKDACSSADARDSDMRGYYGHKQEQDVAFHLRREFGEHDQIHIINDLRIEHKGERAQIDHLVIHPFGFIIIESKSIVGEVKVNAEGEWSRSYQGNWRGMPSPIRQAELQLKLLRSFLGANVEHFLGKLLGIQIKVRGRDWKTLCAVSSSAILHRDMMPNDVSAQVVKTEFLAGKIRELVGSMSLAPSFMKGKPRFAAQELEDIGSFLLANDEKVNPAHEEVTSSAMEVAEAPAVPYSPLSRMSADEASTDSLAATHQPIASASSEIQDTSAESLVACKSCGEVECLTGMYGQYGYYVKCKGCGTNTSLKQPCPACEWKSVRVNKDGPTYTATCRKCEHQYLVFRQEAE
- a CDS encoding universal stress protein, producing the protein MFNQILIPVDLVHQEHVAELREAARLLIDGSGNITLLYVDPTRVHGDSLVVQLDESDDAEPRREALTQLQGLAQSLQLENVTMNVITREGAAHDQILEYAAEISADAILMMASRPGLTDYFIGSTAERVVRHADCSVFVIR